AAAGCCGCAATCGGACGGGCACATTGATTCGCTAAATTCCGATGGCCTTTTTCAATTTCATCATGATTGTCCCAAGGTTGACCTGCTCCATGCCAGAGTTGGACATAGCGCACGCCTCGTTCTACTAACCTGCGTGCAATCATCAGCTGTCTTGCATGAACTCCAGAACCATACATCTCATGGATATGTTTGGGTTCCTGTTTAATATCAAAAACATCAGAGGCCTGCATCTGCATACGATAAGCTAACTCGAATGATTGAATCCGGGATTCCAATGCGGATTCCTGAGCTCGTACTGACTGATGCTTCCGGTTTAAGGCCTGCAGCAAGTCAAGCTGCAGGCGCTGTTCTGGCAGTGAAAGCTTTTTGTTTTTAATATTCGAAATCAGCTTTTCGATATCAGTATGTTTTGTGTCGATATGGGTACCTTGATAGGCACCGGGCAAAAATGCGGATCGCCAGTTAGCAGACTCCGTAATGGGATAGCCACCAGGACACATCACGACAAACCCGGGAAGATTCTGGTTTTCTGTTCCCAAACCATAAGTAACCCAGGCCCCCATACTTGGACGTGGCTGAATGAGATCTCCACAATTCATCATCATCAACGAAGGTTCGTGATTAGGCACATTTGTGTACATCGATCGCACAAATGCGATATCATCCACGCATTCTCCCAACTCCGAAAAAAGCTCGCTCACCTCCAGGCCACTCTCTCCATACTTTTTAAACTTAAAGGGAGAAGGCAGGGCGGCACCAGTTTTTCGCTCGGTACGGAGATTTTTACTCGGCAGCATCTTGCCTGCATATTTTGCTAACGCTGGTTTCGGATCGAATGTATCGACCTGGGAAGCACCACCATTCAAAAAAATGTGAATAATATGTTTTGCTTTTGCAGGAAAATGCGATTTTTTGGGAGCCATCGGTGACTGGTGGGCTGGTGCCGCATTCGTTTCCTTCAACAAACCCTGTGAAGCCATTAACGAGGCCAGTCCCATTGATCCAAATCCAGTACCACAGCGCTGCAACATTTGCCGCCGCGTGATAATTGGATCGCAATTAAAATGTCGAATCGCCTCAGCCATCAGAACAGGCTCCTACTATCATTGATATTTTTCACATTAGTCTACAAACATGAATTCATTGGAAGTACAAAGCACTTGAGCGTACTTTTCCCATCCACTCATTCGAGCGGGTGTCTTAATCTGATCTCGATGATGTTTTAAGAATGCCTTACCGAGATCAATTTCCTCACTTGATGGTTTTCGCGATAAGACACGCTGATAGAGAGTATTAATCGCAGCATCAATCCCCTTGTCAGCAGTCATTTTTTCCAGATCTAAATCTTTGACTAACAAACTGGACTGCTCAATCACCAAAGGACTATTCAATGCAAACAAAGCTTGCTGGGGAACTGTTGTAAAGGGCCGTTGGGCGGTACTTGATTCCACATTAGCAAAATCAAATGTACGAAAGATATTTGGTAGGTTATTACGATCCACAAAACTGTAAACGGTACGTCGTGGGTGAGTGGGAATCCGGTCGATCAGGTAACTTTTGCCTCCCCGTTCCTCAGAGAGTTGTCCTGAGACTAATAAAAGTGAATCTCGCATCGCTTCAAAGTCGAGTCGCTGTGGAGGTCGTTTCCAAAGTAAACGATTATCGGCATCAATCAAGTTTGCCCGTCGGTTTTCCTGTGAGCCCTGTTGATATGTTGCTGACATCATAATTGTCTTGTGAAGCGACTTGATAGACCAGCCTTCTTCCATAAACCGATAGGCAAGATAATCTAATAATTCTGGATGAGTGGGTGGATCACTTCTGACACCGAAATTGCTGGGAGTTCTCACGATTCCCTGACCAAAATGATGCATCCAAACCCGATTAACAAAAACTCGGGCCGTTAATGGATTATCCCGAGAGGCAATCGCCTCTGATAATTCCAGACGACCACTTCCTTTCTGAAATGGTTTTCGATCTTCTCCAGCCAAAATCCTGAAAAATTGACGCGGCGTTTTTTCACCACGTCGACCGGGATTCCCTCGTAAATGGACATGCGAAGTGACCGGCTTGTCCTTGTCATAAACCACCATCGCTCGTGGAGGTGCGCCCGGGGATGTTACATCTAACGTCTGTATGTTCTTCTGAAATTGGCGAACTTTATTTCTCTGAGCCCGATTGAACCCTGCCTGAACAAGATTGTCACTCACTGCAGTCGGTGATTCCGGGTGATATAAAATTTGACGAATTTCTTCTGCATCTTTGTCAGCAAGTTTATCAGGTAATTTCGCTTTCGCTTTTTTGGCTGTATCGATCGTCTTCAGCCACTCTAATTCCACCTCTTTAAAAACCTTACCGTAAATTCGGCACACATCATAAATTGATTGTGGTGGGTTGTTTTTCAATGCATGTAGAATCAAACGGTTGAATCTTTTTTCTGGCAGCGTTTCCCCTTCCTGACTAGCTAATTTTTGGATGACTTCAGAGGCACCGGCTGGATAATTTTCTTTTTTGACTGAAACGAATGCCATCCAAGGTGCAAAGACAGCGCGATATGATTTTGCTTTACGTTTCAGAAAAGCTTGCCAGAGAGCCACGTATCCTCTGTGAGGTGTCTCTTTCTCATATTGTGGCTTTTCGTTCGACAGTTTTTCTTTTTCGACAATCGCCTGTAACACATCTGCTACTGTCAAACGTGCTTTCGCTCTGAATTTTTCCGATTCTTCATGTATGAAATCATCTAATTTTTTCTGGCGTTTTGCTCGTTCCGCCTGATATTTTTTGTATGCTTTTTCGGACTTTGGTTTTCCGATTAGTGGTAAATCTTTTTCTTCCGGCTCATAGCTACTAAAGAAAACTCCATACAATGAGTAATAATCTTTGATCGGAACAGGGTCAAATTTATGATCGTGACAGCGAGCACAAGAGGCAGTCAACCCTAATAAACCTCGCGAAACCAAATCAATACGGTCATCAATGATATCATGTATATTCCCTCGATAACGACGACCCACGGTCAGAAAACCGAGTGCAGCCAGTGAACGATCATCTCCTTTACGATCCAGCTGATCTGCCGCTAATTGCTCTTGAATGAAACGATCATAAGGGAGATCTTCATTGAAAGCGCGAATAATATAATCACGATAAGTATAGGAATAGGGATAACGACGTTCTGATGTAAACACATAGCCCTTGGTATCCGCATAACGAGCAACATCTAGCCAATGTCTCCCCCAACGTTCTCCATAGCGTGGTGAGGCCAACAGGCGATCAATCAGCCTTTCATAAGCGTCTGGTGATTGATCATTCACAAAAGCTTCTACTTCTTGAAATGTAGGAGGTAAGCCTGTTAAATCAACCGATGCTCTTCGAATCAATTTCCTTCGATCAAGGCGCGGGGAAAGCGATAGACCTTTTTCTTCCAAACGTGAAATCACAAAAAGGTCTACTGGAGAAGAAACCCTTTCTTGATTCTTCACTTTGGGTAATTCAGGGTTTCTCACAGGACGAAACGCCCAATGACTTTTGGACAATGTCGCAAAATCATAAGTCCCATTCGCAGGAACCGCTTTGGGATCTTTATCAGAAAATGGCCAAGGTGTTCCCATTTTGACCCAACGAGTCAAAGCGGCTATTTCTCGAGCAGGCATTTTCCCTTCAGGAGGCATCTGGCTGTCATCATCATGATATTGGATTACCTGGATAATTCTACTTTTGAGTGGGTCTCCTGGAATCACGGCTTTACCGCTATCACTGCCTTTCATCATCCAGGCATGGGAATCCAGGCGTAAGCTGGCTTCCTGCTTTTTAGGGCCATGACAAGCATAACAGCGTTTTACTAAAACAGGGCGAATTTCTTTTTCGAAAAACTCAATTTGATCAGCAGGAATTTTATTGGCTGCTTCGAGTAAAGACATCGCTGGAAACGCCAATAGCACAAAGATGATCAAATGACAAACAGTTTTGACCACGTGAGATGACGACAAAGGATGAAACAGAATCAAAGACCGCTTCATTTTCCAGTTCTTTCTCGGTTAGATGACATATGTGGTGGGAACAAGGGGTGGGAGAAGGTCTAACACCTAAATCAATTTGAAAATGACAAAACCTCCATCAATACTATTTTACTCTACTATCGGCTCAAAAGGTAGTCAGTTCTTGTATTTAAGTCTTGTGGAGCATCGTTTTAGGACTTTTCAAACTCACATCGATACTTAAGAATGTTATGAAATTGAAACCCGCTCTACCCATAGAATTTACTCCTGGGAGTGCATTAAAGTTTCGCTATAGTTACTATCGGACTAAAAGTGACATGGTGCTTCGATATTGTCCCCATCAATTCAAGCAGAATCATTGAGGTAAGCATGACAGAAGATCAGATTTTATCAGAAGAACAGATACAAGAGTTTTTGAACACTCATTCCGAATGGGAACTCCGAGATGGTTGGATTAGACGAAAGTATTCAACTCCCGGTTGGGCTCATACACTCATGCTGGTGAATACCATAGGTTATCTGGCAGAAGCGGGGTGGCATCATCCAGACTTAAGTGTTGGCTATGCTGCCGTAACCGTCAAACTACAAACACACCGTGTGAAAGCAATCACAACCAAAGACACGGAATTGGCGAAAAAAATTGAGGAGACAGTGACCTGGTTACCAGACGATGCAGCAGCCCTTGATGGTTTTCCAAAAAACTGGGTTCGCTAAAAGATAAACAGTTATAAGACTACAAGAGAGACCAACTATGAAACAGGAACGCATCCTGTTTGTGACGGGCAAGCTGGCTGAATATTCACTGCGCGAAGTATTGGAAAAACTTGCCCCCCAGGTTGGTTTTGAATTTGAAGTCATTGTGTTGAATGTTCAGGTTGCTGCTTTGATGCACGTTCCTCTGGTCAAACGCAGACTGACAGTTCCTGACGGCATCGACTGGATCATGCTGCCAGGTATGTGTAAAGGTGATCTTCAGGTTCTCATTGACCACTTTGGAATTCCGTTCAAAAGGGGCCCCAAGGATCACTTCGACCTGCCCGAATATTTTGGACAAGAGGGGAAGGCACCAAAAGATCTGTCTCAATACGATATCGAAATCTTAGCCGAAATCAATCATGCCCCGTTAATGTCGAATGCAGAAATACTGCAACAGGCAGAACATTACCGCCAAAACGGAGCCAATCTGATCGATGTAGGTTGTATCCCCGGAGAAAGTACAAAGCGAGCAGGAGAGATCGTGCGGATGCTGGTTGATTCAGGATACCGCGTCTCCATTGACAGCTTTGATCGAGCTGAAGTAGAAGCGGCTGTTGGTAATGGAGCCGAACTCATCCTCAGTTGTAATCAAACTAATCTCGACTGGGTTTCAAAACTGGGAACTGAAGTCGTTGCCATCCCGAATCTTCCCAGTGATTTCGATTCTCTTTGTACCATCGTTGATCAACTGGTTCAATCTGACACTCCTTTTCGAATAGATCCAATCCTGGAACCAATCGGCTTTGGATTCACAACATCCCTGGAACGTTACTACAGGGCAAGAAAAGAATTTCCTGATTTTGAAATCATGATGGGCATCGGAAATTTAACTGAACTGACGGAAGTAGACACGGCGGGAATCAATGTTCTACTTGCCGCTCTCTGCCAGGAACTTCAAATTCATAGTGTGCTTGCTACCGAAGTGATCAACTGGGCATGCAGCGCCATCCGAGAATTTGACTATGCAAGACGACTCATCAAATATGCCATCGAAAATAAAAGCTTACCCAAACACATTCATTACCAGCTTGTTATGTTGCGAGATGCCAAGCTTAACGAAAGAGGATCTGATGCATTAAGTAATCTTGCCCAAAATATCCGTGACCCGAATTACCGGATCTTTGCTGAGGAGAACCAACTACACGTCATGAATCGTGACGGATACTGGAAAGGAACTGACCCTTATGAACTATTTGATCAGTTTTCAGAGGCCAATCCCAAAGGGTTGGATGCCTCACATGCGTTTTACCTGGGTTACGAAATGTGTAAAGCAGTAACTGCTTTAACGTTGGGAAAGCAATATCAACAAGATCAGCCGTTAAACTGGGGTTTTCTCTCACAAGAGGAAGTCAGTGCCAATGAACGCAGACGAAAACAGGGCGAAGAGCCACAATGTGGACCTCGCTAATGATTCCTTAACCACCTGGCTCATGTTATACTAGGGCCTTCCATTGCGTCTCGCTCTAACGCGCACGCATCACGTTTTTCACTGTGAATCATGATAAAATAATGTCGGGAAACATATCTCAGGATTTCTCTCATCAATCCCTAGAGCAGGGAGGGCAAGTCGCAAGCCAGCTTCCTCTCGTGGAAGAACTGACTCCGTATCCAGATGTAGAACAGATCTTTCTTGAATTTGCAGGTGATGACAGTCTCTTACTTTTGGAAAGTGCACGTCAAACCTCATCACAAGGACAGTTCTCCTATTTGATGTGTAACCCACTCACTCGCATTCAAATCCAAAATACTCACTATTCAGCTGATCCTTTTGAATCGTTTCGGGACGTTTATACTAAAATTTTTGTGGAATCTATTCCTGGCCTTCCACCGTTCCAAGGAGGCTTTGCAGGCTTACTTTCCTACGAACTGGGACAAAGCTGGGAGAACTTCGCCCGTGCCTCCCACGATGAGTTTCAACTCCCGGACTTGGCTGTCGGTTTTTACGACTGGGTGATCGCCTGGGATCATAATCAGCATCGGGCATGGCTCATCGTCCAAGGTTTCGATCAAAGTCTGCAAACACAAGATATTAATCTTGCTGCAGAACGGCTGAAGTCACTTAAAACCAGAATCGATTCTTCCAACTTTAATCAACAGGACCAATTGGCCGCACTCTCACAAAGTGCTTTTTTGCATGCAAATAAACTGTCTCTTGATCAACTTTCTCCTGTTTATCCTGTTGAACGAAACGAAGAGATACTAAGTAACTTCAGCAAAACACAATTTCTAAATCAGATCGAAAAGATCATTGAATACATCTATGCTGGCGATATTTTTCAGGCAAATTTTTCGCAACGCCTGCTGAGCCGCAGCACAGGACATCCTGCTGAACTTTATCTGAATTTACGCTCAAAAAATGCGGCTCCGTTTGCAGGTTATTTTGGCTGGGATGACTGGGCGGTTGTCAGCGCTTCACCTGAAAGATTCCTGAATGTCTCACACCAAGAAGTGGAAACGCGCCCCATTAAGGGTACTCGTCGTAGAAAATTCATGCCGGAAGCAGATTTATTGACACGTGATGAACTACGTGAAAGCGAAAAAGATCATGCTGAAAATGTAATGATCGTTGACCTACTCCGCAATGATCTCTCTCGTGTCTGCAAACCAGGTTCCATTCGTGTTCCACATCTGTGTGAAGTTGAAACCTACGAAACCGTACAACATCTTGTCTCAGAAGTACGAGGACAACTTAAACCGGGCAAAACAGTCTGGGACTTACTGGCAGCTTCATTTCCCGGCGGTTCCATCACAGGCGCGCCAAAAGTACGATCAATGGAAATCATTGCGGAATTGGAACCGACTGTCCGTGGCCCTTATTGTGGTAGTCTGTTCTATGCCGGTTTGAATGGAGAATTCGACAGTAATATTCTGATTCGCACATTTACTGTCAGAAATGGATGGATTCAATTTCCTGTGGGAGGGGGAATCATAGCACAAAGTCATCCAAGGCTGGAATATGAAGAAACCCTGCATAAAGCCGCAGGGATGATTACCGCACTACAAAAATAACGTTAATTTTCAGAAGCAATTCCATGATCCTGATCATTGATAACTATGACAGCTTTGTCTTCAATCTGGCCTGCTATTTTGAAGAGTTAGGGCAACAGACCTTAGTCATCAGAAATGATCAAATGACTCTAGCACAGGCCGAACAAATCTCACCTGACGCACTTGTACTTTCTCCCGGCCCCTGTACTCCGAATGAGGCTGGTGTAAGCCAGGAACTAATTACACACTTTACTCATCGAATCCCAATTCTGGGAGTCTGCCTGGGACATCAGACGATCGCTACCAGCTTTGGTGGGAAAATCATCAAAGCACCGGAACCTGTTCATGGCCGGACTTCTTTAATCTATCATCAAAAATCCCGTTTATTGTCCAACCTGCCTAATCCATTCAAGGCAACGCGTTACCATTCCTTGATTATTGATGAAGCATCACTATCTTCTGATCTTGAGATCACAGCCAGGACGGAAGAGGGAATTCCGATGGCAATTGAACACCAAACAGCCCCACTGTTTGGTGTTCAATTTCACCCCGAGTCAATTTTGACAGAAAGTGGCCGTTCATTACTGGAAAGTTTTCTCTCATTTCTTCCATCACTCCCCAAACAATCCAAAAACGCTCATTGCTAATTTCACAATACCGGTTAGTCAAACTGGCTCGAGTTTAATTGCTAGTAAATAAACACCTCCGTTATGACCCTGCGTTTTTTTCATTTCCTTTTAATCCCATTCAATTCGTGTGTAATACTTCACAATAACCTCCCCAGGTCCAACCGATAATCAAGAAGATGCCAGAACAATAAAAAATCTGCTATCCACTTTACTGAGCGACATTCCGTTCATATATCCAGAACGATTTGTGGAGGTGCTTTCATGCAATCAACCAAATGGAATTCAAAGAAATACTATTTATCGATAATAACAATCACGGTCACTTTGATTGCTATATCGATCGATCAATCTTTGGCCGGTGAGTGGTTGCATGATTTTAAAATAGCTCAAAAGATGTCAAAACAAAAAGATCTCCCCATTTTACTACATTTCCATGCTTCCTGGTGCGGACCTTGCCGTCAGATGGATCAGAGTGTGTTAAACACTCAGGTTCTCACCAGTCAGTTTGGTAAACGTTTTATTGCCGTCAAAATTGACAGTGATCAAAACCAGCATCTGGTTGAGCGTTTTAACGTTCGTTCACTTCCCAGTGATATCCTTTTAACCCCCACTGGCACGATCATTACTCGTACAGAAGGTATGCAGGCCAAAAACACTTATTTAAGCTTCTTAGGTCGTGGCGCCTCTCGTTATGAAAATGATCGGCGAGTATATCTGGCTCAAAAAAGTAAGCAAGAACTCATGCAAAAACTAAAACAACAAGAAACAACCGAGTCTTTTGAAACAGAAGAAAATACTTATGTTGCCACTGAACCTCCAAAGTTAGGTCTAGATGGATACAGTCCGGTCACTCTGACACGCGACCGAAAATGGGAAAAGGGCAAAGAAGAATTCAACTGGTCTTACCAGGGAATCACTTATCATCTGGCAAGTCAGACTGAGTTAGAAATTTTTAAAATTGATCCAGGACGTTATGCCCCACAGTTACTGGGCTGCGATCCTGTGATTCTCAACAAACAAGATCGTGCCATTCCTGGAAACTTGAAATATGGTGCTTATTACGATCAAAACTTATATTTATTTGTTGATGTAGAATCACGCAATGAATTCAAAAAGAATCCTGATCGCTATAGCCGTACGATGCATGTCCTGAAAATCGAACAGCTTGAAACGGCAGTTCTACGCTAAGTCAACGTAATATTTATTTCGTATTCGCTGGCTTCTTTGCGGATTCTGATTTTTGAGTCTCCAGGGGCACCGTCTTAGTGGGATCATTCCTGGATGGTTTTTGGATTGCCTGTAACCGCGTACGATAACGCTCATACAATCGTGTTTGCTTACTTTCTGGCTGTAGTATTTTTCCACCAACACAAACTGCTTTGATATGCGAAGTATGCTGCAAAGGTGATCCGTCTGTAATGATCATATTTGCCAACTTGCCTTCCGTGAGTGAACCAATCTGACTGTCTACCCCCAATATTTCTGCGGCAGATAAAGTGACCGCTCGCAATGCGGCTTCTTCGGGTAAACCATAGGCAACTGCCATAGCGGCTTCAAATGGCGTGTTCCGAGAATTCCAGGCGCTATTGGAACGAATCGAGAATGTAACACCCGCATCATAGAGATGTCCCGGATTGGCATAAGGAGCATCAAAAGGATCATGGCCTTCTGCTGGACGCTTCATAACCGGCCCCACAATCACCGACACGTTTCTGGATTTTAATTCATCTGATAGCTTCCAGGCATCAGTCCCCCCCGTAATGATGATGTCTAATTTTTCCTCTTCTGCAAAGAGCAGGGCACCAGCAATTTCCTTCTGTGAATTGGCTTCGATAAAAACTGGCCTTTTTTTATCAAGATAGGGAATCAATGCTTCAAAACGAGGATCGGTCACTGGAACTTTTGAGCCATTCTTTTCAGCCTGTCTTTTAATTTTTTGATAAAGCCGTGCCTGGCTAATAAAGTCTTTCAATTCCTGTTGACGCTCTTTTTTTGTACTCCAAATGATCTGTAAGCCCGCTTCAAGATTCATAACCATCTCCGGTGCCGTCCAACCTGCTGTCTGAACGATCGAAGCTTGCCCTGAAATCAAACCACTCTGAGGGCATACTAGAACTGTTGTAATCCCACCAGCGCGTGCCACTGGAAACAGTTCCGAATCGGGATTGATCGCTA
The Gimesia aquarii DNA segment above includes these coding regions:
- a CDS encoding PSD1 and planctomycete cytochrome C domain-containing protein codes for the protein MKRSLILFHPLSSSHVVKTVCHLIIFVLLAFPAMSLLEAANKIPADQIEFFEKEIRPVLVKRCYACHGPKKQEASLRLDSHAWMMKGSDSGKAVIPGDPLKSRIIQVIQYHDDDSQMPPEGKMPAREIAALTRWVKMGTPWPFSDKDPKAVPANGTYDFATLSKSHWAFRPVRNPELPKVKNQERVSSPVDLFVISRLEEKGLSLSPRLDRRKLIRRASVDLTGLPPTFQEVEAFVNDQSPDAYERLIDRLLASPRYGERWGRHWLDVARYADTKGYVFTSERRYPYSYTYRDYIIRAFNEDLPYDRFIQEQLAADQLDRKGDDRSLAALGFLTVGRRYRGNIHDIIDDRIDLVSRGLLGLTASCARCHDHKFDPVPIKDYYSLYGVFFSSYEPEEKDLPLIGKPKSEKAYKKYQAERAKRQKKLDDFIHEESEKFRAKARLTVADVLQAIVEKEKLSNEKPQYEKETPHRGYVALWQAFLKRKAKSYRAVFAPWMAFVSVKKENYPAGASEVIQKLASQEGETLPEKRFNRLILHALKNNPPQSIYDVCRIYGKVFKEVELEWLKTIDTAKKAKAKLPDKLADKDAEEIRQILYHPESPTAVSDNLVQAGFNRAQRNKVRQFQKNIQTLDVTSPGAPPRAMVVYDKDKPVTSHVHLRGNPGRRGEKTPRQFFRILAGEDRKPFQKGSGRLELSEAIASRDNPLTARVFVNRVWMHHFGQGIVRTPSNFGVRSDPPTHPELLDYLAYRFMEEGWSIKSLHKTIMMSATYQQGSQENRRANLIDADNRLLWKRPPQRLDFEAMRDSLLLVSGQLSEERGGKSYLIDRIPTHPRRTVYSFVDRNNLPNIFRTFDFANVESSTAQRPFTTVPQQALFALNSPLVIEQSSLLVKDLDLEKMTADKGIDAAINTLYQRVLSRKPSSEEIDLGKAFLKHHRDQIKTPARMSGWEKYAQVLCTSNEFMFVD
- a CDS encoding anthranilate synthase component II encodes the protein MILIIDNYDSFVFNLACYFEELGQQTLVIRNDQMTLAQAEQISPDALVLSPGPCTPNEAGVSQELITHFTHRIPILGVCLGHQTIATSFGGKIIKAPEPVHGRTSLIYHQKSRLLSNLPNPFKATRYHSLIIDEASLSSDLEITARTEEGIPMAIEHQTAPLFGVQFHPESILTESGRSLLESFLSFLPSLPKQSKNAHC
- a CDS encoding DUF1501 domain-containing protein, with protein sequence MAEAIRHFNCDPIITRRQMLQRCGTGFGSMGLASLMASQGLLKETNAAPAHQSPMAPKKSHFPAKAKHIIHIFLNGGASQVDTFDPKPALAKYAGKMLPSKNLRTERKTGAALPSPFKFKKYGESGLEVSELFSELGECVDDIAFVRSMYTNVPNHEPSLMMMNCGDLIQPRPSMGAWVTYGLGTENQNLPGFVVMCPGGYPITESANWRSAFLPGAYQGTHIDTKHTDIEKLISNIKNKKLSLPEQRLQLDLLQALNRKHQSVRAQESALESRIQSFELAYRMQMQASDVFDIKQEPKHIHEMYGSGVHARQLMIARRLVERGVRYVQLWHGAGQPWDNHDEIEKGHRNLANQCARPIAALLKDLKQRGLLQDTIVMCGGEFGRTPVVELPTPGANAGKMNGRDHNNHGFTVWLAGGGVKGGQAYGATDEFGFAAVENKVHVHDLQATVLKLLGFDHERLTYRFAGRDFRLTDVHGKVVDELIA
- the pabB gene encoding aminodeoxychorismate synthase component I; protein product: MSGNISQDFSHQSLEQGGQVASQLPLVEELTPYPDVEQIFLEFAGDDSLLLLESARQTSSQGQFSYLMCNPLTRIQIQNTHYSADPFESFRDVYTKIFVESIPGLPPFQGGFAGLLSYELGQSWENFARASHDEFQLPDLAVGFYDWVIAWDHNQHRAWLIVQGFDQSLQTQDINLAAERLKSLKTRIDSSNFNQQDQLAALSQSAFLHANKLSLDQLSPVYPVERNEEILSNFSKTQFLNQIEKIIEYIYAGDIFQANFSQRLLSRSTGHPAELYLNLRSKNAAPFAGYFGWDDWAVVSASPERFLNVSHQEVETRPIKGTRRRKFMPEADLLTRDELRESEKDHAENVMIVDLLRNDLSRVCKPGSIRVPHLCEVETYETVQHLVSEVRGQLKPGKTVWDLLAASFPGGSITGAPKVRSMEIIAELEPTVRGPYCGSLFYAGLNGEFDSNILIRTFTVRNGWIQFPVGGGIIAQSHPRLEYEETLHKAAGMITALQK
- a CDS encoding DUF6513 domain-containing protein; its protein translation is MKQERILFVTGKLAEYSLREVLEKLAPQVGFEFEVIVLNVQVAALMHVPLVKRRLTVPDGIDWIMLPGMCKGDLQVLIDHFGIPFKRGPKDHFDLPEYFGQEGKAPKDLSQYDIEILAEINHAPLMSNAEILQQAEHYRQNGANLIDVGCIPGESTKRAGEIVRMLVDSGYRVSIDSFDRAEVEAAVGNGAELILSCNQTNLDWVSKLGTEVVAIPNLPSDFDSLCTIVDQLVQSDTPFRIDPILEPIGFGFTTSLERYYRARKEFPDFEIMMGIGNLTELTEVDTAGINVLLAALCQELQIHSVLATEVINWACSAIREFDYARRLIKYAIENKSLPKHIHYQLVMLRDAKLNERGSDALSNLAQNIRDPNYRIFAEENQLHVMNRDGYWKGTDPYELFDQFSEANPKGLDASHAFYLGYEMCKAVTALTLGKQYQQDQPLNWGFLSQEEVSANERRRKQGEEPQCGPR
- a CDS encoding thioredoxin domain-containing protein, whose amino-acid sequence is MQSTKWNSKKYYLSIITITVTLIAISIDQSLAGEWLHDFKIAQKMSKQKDLPILLHFHASWCGPCRQMDQSVLNTQVLTSQFGKRFIAVKIDSDQNQHLVERFNVRSLPSDILLTPTGTIITRTEGMQAKNTYLSFLGRGASRYENDRRVYLAQKSKQELMQKLKQQETTESFETEENTYVATEPPKLGLDGYSPVTLTRDRKWEKGKEEFNWSYQGITYHLASQTELEIFKIDPGRYAPQLLGCDPVILNKQDRAIPGNLKYGAYYDQNLYLFVDVESRNEFKKNPDRYSRTMHVLKIEQLETAVLR
- a CDS encoding 4a-hydroxytetrahydrobiopterin dehydratase; translated protein: MTEDQILSEEQIQEFLNTHSEWELRDGWIRRKYSTPGWAHTLMLVNTIGYLAEAGWHHPDLSVGYAAVTVKLQTHRVKAITTKDTELAKKIEETVTWLPDDAAALDGFPKNWVR